TGACCACATGATAGAAAACTGCCGTTTCCTTCTTCCCGATCATCTCGCTTGCCTGCAGCTGTTCCTTGATTTGCCTGGCCTTCCCCTTATAATCCGCCATCCAGGCTTTTGCCTCGGCTTCCTTGCCCAGCAATTTGGCAACATGCTTCATATTGTGAAGCATGTTGCTTTTCAGCTCCAAGGATAGTGTGGGGGCAATCTTCTTGAGGTCTTCAATAAGTTCCGGCTCTATAAAAGCGTTCACGATAATTAAATCCGGCTGTAATTCCGCTGCACGCTTCAGTCCGGTCGAATCGCGGGCAATACCTTCCATTCCGCTTGTATATTTGGGATCCAGCCAGCGTATTAATCCAAGCTCGGCACCAATCGGCTTGATCCCCAGCGCCATAATATCGCCAAGATGCGAGAACGCGATAATCCGTAGCCGGGACCGTTTGATCTGAAGATACTGCCTTGGAGAGACGCCCGCAACCTTCGTAAATATACGGGTAAAATAATACACATCCTGATATCCGACCGTTTGCGCGATATGCTCCAGCGGCCTGTCGGATACAAAAAGCAGCTCCTTCGCCCGGTCGATTCGCAGCTTGGTGATATATTCCTTCGGATTGCTGCCGGTCAGCTTCTTGAATAACTGCCTGTACTGCCAGACGCCTAGCTTGGCTTGCTTCGCAAGCTGCTCTAGCGAAAAGGGCTCTTTATATTTCGTCTGAAGCTCTTTTATCGTCCGTTCTACGGCAAGAAGGCTGCCTTGCTCCCGGTATTCCTCCTGATTCTGTTCCAGCAGAAAGAGAAGCAGCTCCTGAAAACGGACATGCTTCTTGAACAATTGGAATTCGCCGGTCATCTGCCGCGGAAGCAGATCCGCTATATATTCAAGCAATTGAGCAAAAGGCTGGCATTGCAATGGTCCGATTGATGACGACGGAATAGCCATCGTTGGCGCCGCTTCCGTGCTGCGGATTGGCTGGAACGTAAGCTCATAGTATCGAAGCCCGGTCGTGGATCCATTCGAAATCGTCATGGTCATATCGGGACTTGCGAGCATGCATTCCTCCTTGCTGACCGAATATTCCTGCCGGTCAAGCCATACCGTTCCTCGTCCTTCCAGGAAGGCTACCAACCGGTAACTGCTTCCGCTTATGACGTCCTTGCCATCCGGCGGCAGATTTTTCTCCTCAAGCTTCAGCATGCTGTAAAACATTTAATTCCCACCTTAATTGAGAACCGTTATCGGATCATATAAATTGATCGTATACGAAAACGAAAGGTCCTTCAACCATGAAGTTGAAGGACCTTTTTTCCATTACTTTTTAAATTGAGCCAAAGCTTCGTCGAGCTGCGCGTTTAATGAGGTCGCATCGCCAAGTCCCCATTGATTCGTTACCGTATAGATTTGATTTTTTTTGGAGGCGTTAAGGCCTTTCAGCACTTCGCTCTTCATCAGCTTATCGAAGGTCTGCTTCGTTACTTCCGAAGCGTCGTCCATCTCCACGAACAAATGATCCGGGTTAATGTCGGCCAATCCTTCAAGCGTTACCGTCTCCCAGCCAAAGTTCTCGTCTTTGTCCAGCAGCGGCTGCAGCTTCGCGGGAGGAGTAAAGCCAAGCTGACGGTATAACGTGAAGCCGCCGTTGCGAACGCCGGAGACCCCCATGTCCTGCCCGGAAACAATAAGAAGCAGACCGGTTTCGCCCGGTTGAATCTGTTTGCCGATCTCATCCTTTGCCGTTTTGGCTTTCGCTTCATAAGCGGAAATCCAGCTTGCCGCTTCTTCTTCCTTGCCAAGCATCGTTGCCAGGCTGTTCAGATGCTCGTAGGGATCCGGGGACCAGAAAGCAAGCTTGGCGGTTGGAGCAATCTTCGCTAATTGACTATATTCCGAGTCATCGCCCGTATCGTCCGTAATAATAAGGTCCGGAGCGGCAGCCGTGACGCTTTCCACATTGACCGGACGGTCTCCAACCGACTTGGCGCCGGATAACAGTTCTCCGTACGTCGTCAAATTATAATCGGTTGTATAGGCAGGTTTAACACCTAAGGCAAGCAGATCCCCAACATAGTTAATCGCTGCGATTTTTTGAGGCTGAGAAGGAATTTGCAGCTCCTTGCCCGTTGCATCCTTATAAGCGCGTGTAGCCGGCTCAACCGATGCTTCCGGAGTAGGAGCTACGGTTGCCTCAGCAGAAGCGGCGTTATTAGCAGGTTTGTTCGAATTGGAGCAGCCTGCCGCAACCAGCATAATAAGCAGGATCACGCTCCAGACAGACGTTTGATAAAAGCGGTTCATAGTAACCTCCAGTAATGATAATCGTTCTCATATAAATTTAAATGACTTTACTCTCTAATAAAATGGACAAAACTGTGATCCTATTCTATCAAATGTGTGATTGCTATTTTTTCACAAAAATAAAAGAACTATTCCCGGCCAAAAGTCAGGAATAGTTCTTGCTTCATTCTTTTATTCCGCTATCAAGTTCATCTCAAAATCCTCGTCGCGGTCGCATACGAGAATCCCGTCCCGCACATCGAGCCGTGCTGCTTGAACGGATGACCGGCGCTGCTCGTATCCTTCTTTTGCTCCCTCTTGCATCCCGTAACGTCCCGGATGAGTGAAATAAAAGACATACGCTTCGTCCCCGGAGACGACTACATCCGCATGATGGCCAATCCATGCGTCATCCTTCCGAACGCCTGGAGTTTCGAGAATCATCCCGTTCCGCTCCCAATTGTCCAAGTTATCGGAGCGGTAAACGCCTTGGCCTCTCCATTCGTCGATAATCATCCAATAGCTGCCCTTGAACCGGAATACATTTGGTCCTTCATGCCCGCGATGCGTAAGTACGGGTCTGGCGCTATGCCAATGGTACAAATCCTCGCTGTCCGCCGCGTAAGTAGCCGATCCATGCTCTTCATCCTTATACCACATCCGGAAGCCTCCTCCCGGAAGCTCATGGACGCATACGTCAATCACGCGATTCGAGCTTAGCGAGAGCGGTCCTTCCAACTGCCAGTCGATCAGGTTTTTGCTCGTATAATGAATAATCCGGCGATCTCCCGTCCACTGCACCCGGATGCCTTGAATATAGCTGACGTACATATGATAGATGCCATCATGCCAATAGATTTCCGGTGCCCAGAACGTATTGCGCCCCCACTCGAAATCAAGCCCTGGCAACGTCCCCCGGTAAACCCAGCTCCGTCCGCCATCCGCAGACGTGGCGACTCCAAGATCGGAGCCATGCACCCAAGCGACCCCAGGCCCTTCAGCCGTTGCCCGTCTGCTCGTATAAACCATCCACCATTCTTTTGTTTCCCGGTTATAGATGACCGTAGGATCCGTTGCCCCGTCATAGATCGGATCTCTGAATAAAGGTGCTTTCATAGCCGCTGTTCCTCTCCGTTTCCAGTTGGAATTAACCTTTTACCGATCCTAGCAATACGCCCGAAATAAAGAACCGCTGCGCAAACGGGTACATGACAATCATCGGAATCGACGCGATTACCATGGAGGCTAATTCGATCGTACGCGACGTAATCTCTCCTTGTCCTTGCGCCAGAGACAGCAGCTCGGATACCGCGGGATTGGACAGCGAGGCCGAGCTTGACAGCTGCTCTACCGCCGAGCTTGTCTGAAGCAGCTTCAGAATCAAATACTGCAGGGTCTGGAGGTCATTGGACTGCGTAAAATAAAGCGTTGTTCCGTAATCGTTCCAGATTCCGACCGCCGTAAAGATCGACAATGCCGCCAATACCGGCTTGGACAGAGGCAGAACGAGGCGCAGGAAAATCGAGAATTCGCTTGCCCCGTCCAGCTTGGCGGATTCAAACAAAGCATCCGGAATCGCTTTGTAATTCGCATTCAGAATAATAACGTTCCAGAAGCCTCCAAACAAAGAAGGAATAATGTATACCCAATAATTATCATAGAGATGGAGCCAGTTGATCAATAGAAAAGACGGGATAAGGCCGCCGCTGAAATACATGCTCGTAAATCCAAGCGCCATATACCATTTTCTCCACTTTAAGTAGGGACGCGAGAAGGCGTAAGCGAACATCGCCGTATAAAAAATCGAGATGATCGTTACGAACGCCGTACGGGATATCGTAATCCAAGCTGCGCTGAGCAGACCAGGGTCGGCCAGAACCGCGCGCCAGCTCGCCCAAGTAAAAATGCGAGGCCATAGAAACACCGGTCCGCGCTGCAGATCAATCCCGCTGTTCAGGGAACTGATAATGGCGTACCAAAAAGGATATACGGTCACAATCATGATCACGACCATGATTACTGTATTCGTAACGAAAAATGTACGGTCTCCTAGAGACTTTCCTCCAACCATACCGGGATGCCTCCTTAGAACAGACCTGATTTTGTAATTTTTTTCGAAGCATAGTTAGCTCCCACTAGAAGGACAAGCGCAAGAACGGACTTCATTAATCCGATAGCCGTTGCGACATCGAACTGGAAATTCAATAGGCCCGTCTGATAGACGTACGTATCGATAACCTGGCTCGCAGGCAGGTTCAAGGAGTTCTGCAAGACATAGATTTGCGTAAAGTTATTGTTCAGCATGCCGCTTACCGCGAAAATAATCATAATCATTAAAGTTGGCATGATGCCGGGCAACGTAATATGGAACATTTTTTTGAACCGTCCCGCTCCGTCGATTGCCGCCGCTTCGTATAACGATTGGTCGACGCCGGCCATCGCGGCCAAGTATAGAATTGCTCCCCATCCGAGATCCTTCAGCAGATTCGTCACGATTGCCAGACCCCAGAAATAGCTTGGATCGGACAGAAATTGGAGCGGCTCCTTCACCAGATGCAGATGGACCAGCAAATAGTTTATAATCCCTTCCTGCGGATTCAGAAGCGTAATATACAAGCCGCCATATATAACCCAGGA
This region of Paenibacillus sp. JDR-2 genomic DNA includes:
- a CDS encoding ABC transporter permease; protein product: MNPSDKKKKKQKGYALQSDLRTQTELAVMIGPGVISIIVFSFLPLFGLLMAFKHYDPISGVKGIFTSPWNHFDNFKLIFDNFQFWPMIKNTLGINLIGSLVGIPVTIIFALLLNEIVSTRFKSAIQTITYLPHFLSWVIYGGLYITLLNPQEGIINYLLVHLHLVKEPLQFLSDPSYFWGLAIVTNLLKDLGWGAILYLAAMAGVDQSLYEAAAIDGAGRFKKMFHITLPGIMPTLMIMIIFAVSGMLNNNFTQIYVLQNSLNLPASQVIDTYVYQTGLLNFQFDVATAIGLMKSVLALVLLVGANYASKKITKSGLF
- a CDS encoding ABC transporter substrate-binding protein, yielding MNRFYQTSVWSVILLIMLVAAGCSNSNKPANNAASAEATVAPTPEASVEPATRAYKDATGKELQIPSQPQKIAAINYVGDLLALGVKPAYTTDYNLTTYGELLSGAKSVGDRPVNVESVTAAAPDLIITDDTGDDSEYSQLAKIAPTAKLAFWSPDPYEHLNSLATMLGKEEEAASWISAYEAKAKTAKDEIGKQIQPGETGLLLIVSGQDMGVSGVRNGGFTLYRQLGFTPPAKLQPLLDKDENFGWETVTLEGLADINPDHLFVEMDDASEVTKQTFDKLMKSEVLKGLNASKKNQIYTVTNQWGLGDATSLNAQLDEALAQFKK
- a CDS encoding AraC family transcriptional regulator, translating into MFYSMLKLEEKNLPPDGKDVISGSSYRLVAFLEGRGTVWLDRQEYSVSKEECMLASPDMTMTISNGSTTGLRYYELTFQPIRSTEAAPTMAIPSSSIGPLQCQPFAQLLEYIADLLPRQMTGEFQLFKKHVRFQELLLFLLEQNQEEYREQGSLLAVERTIKELQTKYKEPFSLEQLAKQAKLGVWQYRQLFKKLTGSNPKEYITKLRIDRAKELLFVSDRPLEHIAQTVGYQDVYYFTRIFTKVAGVSPRQYLQIKRSRLRIIAFSHLGDIMALGIKPIGAELGLIRWLDPKYTSGMEGIARDSTGLKRAAELQPDLIIVNAFIEPELIEDLKKIAPTLSLELKSNMLHNMKHVAKLLGKEAEAKAWMADYKGKARQIKEQLQASEMIGKKETAVFYHVVNERIYVYKPNEVPVIYQVLGFDIPYALKKRMLTSSSRLFIPIEEFPQYKADRIFIVHGRMDGAKETYKRIMESVEWSLLPAVRNGKVHKFPDSWTLDGTIALSWQLDGIVELMEGQPENSG
- a CDS encoding family 43 glycosylhydrolase; translated protein: MKAPLFRDPIYDGATDPTVIYNRETKEWWMVYTSRRATAEGPGVAWVHGSDLGVATSADGGRSWVYRGTLPGLDFEWGRNTFWAPEIYWHDGIYHMYVSYIQGIRVQWTGDRRIIHYTSKNLIDWQLEGPLSLSSNRVIDVCVHELPGGGFRMWYKDEEHGSATYAADSEDLYHWHSARPVLTHRGHEGPNVFRFKGSYWMIIDEWRGQGVYRSDNLDNWERNGMILETPGVRKDDAWIGHHADVVVSGDEAYVFYFTHPGRYGMQEGAKEGYEQRRSSVQAARLDVRDGILVCDRDEDFEMNLIAE
- a CDS encoding carbohydrate ABC transporter permease; translated protein: MVGGKSLGDRTFFVTNTVIMVVIMIVTVYPFWYAIISSLNSGIDLQRGPVFLWPRIFTWASWRAVLADPGLLSAAWITISRTAFVTIISIFYTAMFAYAFSRPYLKWRKWYMALGFTSMYFSGGLIPSFLLINWLHLYDNYWVYIIPSLFGGFWNVIILNANYKAIPDALFESAKLDGASEFSIFLRLVLPLSKPVLAALSIFTAVGIWNDYGTTLYFTQSNDLQTLQYLILKLLQTSSAVEQLSSSASLSNPAVSELLSLAQGQGEITSRTIELASMVIASIPMIVMYPFAQRFFISGVLLGSVKG